TCAACTGAGTCTCTTCATTTTCTTTTGGCTACACAACCTTAGTATTTACGACCTACAACTAACTCTATACGCGTGTTTTAGGTGATGTGCCTCATATTCGGTGAGCTCATCACAACTGCACGGAATGCCTACAGCCAAACTCAGGTTTCACTGCATGGTCACCTACCTGTTGCCGGATTGTGCATCTCGGGTTTCATGGGAAGGACAGAAGAGGAACCTCCCATTTCATACCATTCTGATTACATATGTCCTCGGCTTTGCAATCATAGTGCACATACCGTGGTCTCCGTGTTGGTAGTATTCGACATCTGCATTGACTTCGATATCGTCTTGATCGTAGACGCATTCACTCACAGACGACCCGTCCATAGATATACGTTCAGTGGCTGATTCCTCTTCGATGACAGATGTCTCATGCGCGGCGCTACTCTGGGGAAGCGCCGCCTGTCGGTTGGCCACTGAACGTTGCCTGTTTCGCATTCGACTTTCATCTATGAGGTAGCTAATAAGCTCGAGGGTGTTGAATTTGTTGTACGACTGAAAAAGACGCTCAAATGAATCCAGCTTACCCGCGTAGTAGCCCAGATTCGGAGGTATCGTCATGCCTTCTCCAGCCGTATCTGGCCCTCGGCCATGGCTGGGCAGTGTCTTTGAGTAATGCGTCGATTTACTTGCGGACGGTCTGCTCTTTTTTCTAACAGTGGAATGTCGAGGCTCCACATCACTGTCATCGGCGTCGCTGTTATAATTTTCTGTGTATAGATCTTGCCGCTGCCGCCTGATGCGTTTGCTTGGAACACTTTGCACGTCCCGCGGTCCAGTAGACTCATTCTTTGCTGAACGCAGTCTAGACCGGCGAtccaggtcgagcagccgCTCCTCCGTTAGCTCCGTTATGACCATTCCATCTTCAGTTTTTATTTGGCGTCCCAGGTCAATGAccctgcgcagcagccggaAGGCGAGATCGAAAGTTGCGATAAGGACATCTTTACTATCGTAGTTGAACACGCAACTCACCACTTCCCTGTTGCGTCCGCGGTACTGCACCCTCCATGTGCCACGGGTGTAGTATATGCCGCGTACGCCGCTAAGTGGTTTTGCGCCTACTTTAATTTTTTTATCGATGTCTTTTCTAACATTGACAGTTTCTTCAGTTGTCTCCAACTGTCCCAAGCGTTCGAGATCCTGGAAATAGTGATTATAAATTTTTCTGCATTTTTCGTAAGTGTAGGGGTTGATGGACGCGCGGTAGGGTAGGTCGTCGTCCGTCACATCCTTCCAGGATACCATTTTTGTCACGATTTGGCCGACATCGCCATTGGTACTGTCGGGATTATCCGTCGGAACGTGCTCCATTGGTTGGCTGAACGCCTGCCATCAATCGCTAGGTGACATGTGAGCTAGGAAGGCACACCGTTGATCTAAAGTGAAATGTGCAATGGCGCAACTGGTGTTTTTTTGGCACTCATCGTTGCTGCCAAGGGTACTTTGATCGGCTGTTTGCCGCGAGTACTGCTGCGAATCCTGTGTAAGAGGCCCTGGAAGCTAAACCGAGCGAGTTACGCCCTTGAGTCCGCCTCCAAGCGATCATCGCCAGCTCATCTGTGCACATAGATATTACCATACAGCTACATAAACGGTAGAAGACTGTAAAATTTATCTCCCGATGCGCATTGCGCGTACCTACTGTGGTCACCTACTGCGCGCCCAGTCAGATGTGTACTAAAATCGTTGAAAAAGCTAACAACTAAGGGCAACCGCACAACGGATATAACGTAAATAGTCCGCTTATAATCGCCTTTAGTTGTTAGTTTTACGACGGCGACAAGCGTCTGTCTGCCAATCGAGTTCACAGACGACACCCTGCCGCTGGATCCACCATATTACTATTGTTTATATTAAACGGTTTACCCTTACACATCGTACAATTTCGATCGAATTTCGCTACACATCGGTTACGCCATGTCTTCCTACAAGCACTTCAGCCAGATCCACCCAGCTCGTATGATCTGGAATGTATCAACAGATTGTCTACCGCACTTCAAGCCACTGCCTGGTACAATCGTTGCTCGGCGTAAGGGTTACTTAATATTTAGCGGTATAAGTAGGTGAGAATTTACCCCCGCTTGGTAGGGCGGCTAGCTCAAATGGTAGAGCGCTCGCTTAGCATGCGAGAGGTACGGGGATCGATGCCCTGGTCGTCCACTCTATTTTGTTTCCATAATCACTTTTAAAGACTTCCGGAATGTCTAAAGGCATCAGGGGTGGCCACAATTGATCCGCTGGGTTGTCTAAAAGGCATCGTGATCTCTGCAGTCGCCGTGGCTGTGTCATCTTGGCAGCCGCGGCGGCCCTGGAGCCATGGTTAGGTAGACAACGTTGCAGGTCCCACATAGCACAATAGCTGATCACTATACCGTATATCAGACTGTAGGACTCCAAAACGCTAGTATATGTTCCAGAATACACGGAGCTGATCATGAACGGGTGGGCAGAGCCACTTGCCTCTGGGCAACCCTCTCGCACTTCACGGCTGTGACATGTATACATACGGGTGAAAACAACTGTGGTCTCGCCACTTGTAGGATAATAACAATTGATTAATGTCGAAGCTGTTGTGACACCGTTGTGAAACAACAGTTGCTGCTTCAACCGCCGCGCAGTCCTCAGGTCGCCTAAAGGTCGTCGGTGTTTCTGAAGAAATCACGCTGACCGAAGCTTTGGAACCTGTGGTTCTGCtgccggcgctgctgctggcctGAGCGCTTGAGGCCGCGATCATCCTGGCCGCGAACGTACTGCGTGATGCCTGCGTCGGCGTTCATAAGGTTCTGCAGTATCATGTTCGAGCGCATGGTGAGGTTCTGGGTCTTGTCGATGACCTGCTGGTATAGGTTCGGGGGAACTGTGGAGATTTCCACGCAGTTCTTCTCGCTGTCGATTTTCGCCTCCAGGTGGGAGTGCCTGATGAGGTTGACGATCCACCGTTCCGCTTCCAGCGAGCTCATGTTCACCTTTTGTGCGATAAGGTCGAGGTTGATCGACTGGTGTATGCGGCAGTACGTCTCGAAGATGATGTGCCTGCTGTACTCCTCGATCTGGAACTTGAGGGGCTCCAACAAAATGTCGACGTGGCACGCGTTTTGGATTTGCATGATGTGCTTCTGCGCGTCCTCGAAGTTGTACTCCACGAACagcgcactcaccaacgcgGTGAAGGTGTCGGAGTACTTGGCCTTCCCGATCGAGAGCGACGCGCTGATGACTTTGAAGTGGTCCTTGCGATTCCTGTTGAGTATGGCGTAGACGGCGTAGTACCTCAGCAGATGCGGGGCTACCATCAGCACCACCGCCATGTTGCGGTCGTCCATGAGGTACTCCTGGACGTGCGGCCACTCGTAGCTCTTGGCGTTCTTGGACTTCACCTGCGACAGCGGAATGTGGTACCTGAACACGTAGAAGAGCgcccagtgcagcagccagCAGCGCTTAAGCACGAGATCCTTGCGATTTTTGCCCAGTTCTTCGTTGTTGAAAATCTCGGCGAGCCTCAGAATGCACTGGACGCCGGTCCTCGGCAGGTCGGGCTCCAGGACACTGTTTTCCTTGTTCTCATCGTAGGGAGTGGCCGTGGTTGCCATgaccagcagctcctcctcggtcgacggcagcagcacgcCCACCGTGATCGAGCGCAAGATACCCCAGTAGCACTTGGCCCTGTTGGCGGCCGTGTTGCCGTCGAAGGTGTACTTGGCCACGTTCTCCAGGTAGTACACCAGCCACTGCTTGCACTTCTTCCAGTCTCCGTTGTCGGAGTATAGTTTCGCGAGCTTGAATATCGTGGCTTCGGATTCCGGGCTAACCTCGATGTCGGTCGTGCCCTGCGTCGCAAGCCACTGCGGCAGGGACACCAGCCATATGCGCTCTGCGGACGACGAGATGCGCGTGGCCTGGCTCTTCTTGTATATCTCTAGCGCCTCCTGAAGTGGCGCAAGGGTATTCAGCATCGCGGCCTCCTGCTCGCTGAACTGTTCGTCTGTCAGCCTCTGCGAGGCCACCTTGCTGGTGATGTCCGCGCGGACGGCCGACAGTTCGCCCTTGTACACCCCCTTTTGTTCCAGCCAGTCCAGCACGTGGAGCAGCATCTCGACGTCCAGGAACGGCGAGATCCGGCTGGTGATGTCATAGGGCGTGCACTCCTCGACGTTGACGCCCATTTTGCTCGTTTGTGTTTGGCTCTGGGCGTTTCCACGCCGCTGCGAATATACCGGCGGTAGGAAGGCACAGGCACCTGGTGGGCGCGTGGCGCGCGGGATATCCGATATCCTGGCGAGCGCCGGGCACGTGTGTCTGGGTGGACTGCGTAGTTACAGCGTTATACGTCGCCCGAGTTGCCCGTTCGTAGACCACCCGGGTGTAATCCTATTCGAAAACCGTATTTTAGGTACTGCTTCCCGCCGCTTGAGTTTTTACCGGGCTCGATGTCGACACCCCCATCGACCCTCGCGGCGGCAGTCCGTGGTCACGTTGAAGCCGCGGTACACTAGCTTCTCCCGAACGGTCTAACTCGGCCCAATTTACACATACGTTTCGGGCACGGTCGGCAGCAGTCGGCGCCGATCTCGGTCGAATGTCGCTTTGAGTCACTTCCGCGGCGCGATTCCGTGGCGGAAGGCTCACCTCTGATCATGACCGCTCTATTGAGTTTGCCATCTTTCATCGTCGTGCTGCTGTTGACCATTTGCACTTC
This genomic stretch from Babesia bigemina genome assembly Bbig001, chromosome : III harbors:
- a CDS encoding eukaryotic translation initiation factor 3, subunit 6, putative, whose translation is MGVNVEECTPYDITSRISPFLDVEMLLHVLDWLEQKGVYKGELSAVRADITSKVASQRLTDEQFSEQEAAMLNTLAPLQEALEIYKKSQATRISSSAERIWLVSLPQWLATQGTTDIEVSPESEATIFKLAKLYSDNGDWKKCKQWLVYYLENVAKYTFDGNTAANRAKCYWGILRSITVGVLLPSTEEELLVMATTATPYDENKENSVLEPDLPRTGVQCILRLAEIFNNEELGKNRKDLVLKRCWLLHWALFYVFRYHIPLSQVKSKNAKSYEWPHVQEYLMDDRNMAVVLMVAPHLLRYYAVYAILNRNRKDHFKVISASLSIGKAKYSDTFTALVSALFVEYNFEDAQKHIMQIQNACHVDILLEPLKFQIEEYSRHIIFETYCRIHQSINLDLIAQKVNMSSLEAERWIVNLIRHSHLEAKIDSEKNCVEISTVPPNLYQQVIDKTQNLTMRSNMILQNLMNADAGITQYVRGQDDRGLKRSGQQQRRQQNHRFQSFGQRDFFRNTDDL